In Solanum lycopersicum chromosome 3, SLM_r2.1, the genomic stretch GCCTAGTTTTGAGATGGGCTGACATTAACACCCATGGGCCGAACTGAAATAACCCGCATGCATCTTGAAAATGGTGAAACTTCCCCTTCCAGCTTCATTTTAACCAAAAATTTGAATCCCAAAATCTACAAAGAGAGAAATTTGACGAGTGAAGGAGAAAAACAGCTAGAGAGAGAAATCATCGGAGCAAATGGGGAAAGATCTGAGCAACGATCAAATATCCTCCATGAAGGAGGCCTTCACTCTCTTCGATACCGACGGTGACGGTAAGATCGCCCCATCGGAGCTAGGTATCCTTATGCGTTCACTCGGCGGCAACCCTACCCAAGCTCAACTCAAATCCATAATCGCCGAGGAGAAACTCAATGCGCCCTTCGATTTCAACCGTTTCCTTGAGCTTATGTCCAAACACCTCAAGCCTGAGCCCTTTGATCGCCAGCTCCGTGATGCCTTTAAGGTCCTCGATAAGGATTCTACCGGTTATGTTGTTGTTGCGGATCTCAAGCATATCCTCACCAGTATAGGTGAAAAGCTCGAGGCTTCGGAGTTTGATGAGTGGATCCGAGAGGTTGATGTTGGATCAGATGGAAAGATTAAGTACGAGGAATTCATTGCCAGGATGGTTGCCAAGTGATTTCGCCTGTGAGTAATCATACCGTTTACAATTTCAATTCTTTAAGAAGATTTTGTTCTTTGAAAATTCAAGGTCTTTTTTGCTAGAAATGCTTTAATCATGTGTAATGATTTGTGTTGACTCAATTTTGTCTGCGCTCATATCTTTGCTTTGAGGCTATGCAATTTGCTAATAATATGATATACGAGTTTTGTGTCAAAGAAGGATACTGTTTggaaattttagatatttttggcAGGGAACATTTTATTCACATGTACTCCATGTAAAGTCAATGTTAAAACGCGCTCATTAAGCTGcatgttttatttataaagttGCCTGGGAGAACTTAAAAGGCGTTGCTTTGGAATGTATAGGCATTTCGCGTTTTCGGAGCATTAATTGTGAAAATGCCTTAGCTTTAGAGAGCAGATTTAATTGTTGAATAATTGCCTTTTTTGTTTGTGCCAGAATCTACTTTTTTGCTTATGACTGAAATTCATGGATGTAGACTAGTACTgttgaaatttatttaagtaAAGAGAAATGTTGAAATCTATTGGCTAAACTAGTAGTGGAGAAAGTTATGGTGATACATGTGTTAATACCCTACTGGACAACAAGATAGATGGAATTCCCAGGATGTCGTTAGTAGTTTTTGCATTTGTTTTTGTTCAGGTTTGCCatttttgaaagttgaaagtgAAAGGGTAGAGCTTTGGCTGATGTGGGGGAGTGGTGTTACTCATTGTTCTGCCTAAGAGACTTCTCGTCATTGCCTTAGCAATATCACTTCTTCACTTTTGTATTCATCTGCCACATTCATGAGTTATGTAGGTCTTTCATATTCATCAGATTTTAGACACTTTGTTATTTGTTCAAGTTGCAAGTTACTTTTAAGATGTAGTCCTTGTTCAATTTGGATTAAAATATTGCTGCCAAAATGAACTATTTTGCAAGAGGTATTTAAGGAAGGTCATGAGCTTACTTCCACGAGATATGTTCTATAGGCTTGTACAGCTGTACCATTGTATTGTGAGTTCTAAGGAGTGTTTTGGGGAGGGTCATTTTAAACGGTTTTGTGTTTTTGATCTTCTAGAGGTAGCTTTTGTAAGAAAATAAACACTATGGGCTGTCCTGAGAGAGGGACATCATCAGTGGGCTATTTACAGTGAATAAAGGTTCTGAAACTGTAGGAACAGCCATCGTCCAATGCTGTTTTGTGAGAGATGGCGGGGGGAGATGATGGTGAGTTGAAATAAGCCATGGTGATTCTGGTCATATATGGGTTCAGAGTAGCAAAGGTTGACGAACTGGTTTCTTGTCTGTAAGAGCAACCTGTATTTTAAGAAAGGCAAATGTGCATTAATATGCTAGCTATATTtcctttttggatttttgtgaaaaaacaTTTCTGTATTTGGTGTAACAAAGTCCTCTTTGCTCGCAAATTTTGTTCATTATCTTGATAACAAGCATCAACTAGTAAGGAAcaggttgaaaatattttccactTTTTAATTATGCATTGCTTACAAAAAACTTTGAGCTCTTCATTACAAATATCCCCACCCCTAGTGTGGTTTGTCCAGAGATATGTTCAGAAACCTGCATGTTGGATCAAACAGTTTTCATGTTTTGCTTGTAaatggaaaaaggaaaaaggaaacaGTTATAACTCAGTGACAACTCATGCATCTGTAATGGGAAGCATGAGTTTAAACCCCTGCATCTACAGAACTTGCTCTCATATGTGACAATTCAAAAGCAATTCCTTTGCAGCAAATTTACCAATTAAATTCTTCTTACTGACTTACTTATAAATTTTTACTGAGTCATCTTATTATAAATCCAAATTACAACTTAACTATGTACAGTTTGCATTTATGAAAGATCTCTTTAAAATTTGTCCTATTCATACGTACCGTCTATCAAAAAGAGCTGTATTAAGTAAGTTGAAAAGAACTTCGGAAATTGATAGGATATCCCCACGTCCTAATCGAAAATGCTTCATGTCTATATACTGTGTCTCATGTGGTGAAAGTTATATAGAATATTATCCATTCTCAGTAGGGAATAGGGATTGTGGAGGCAGATGTACCGTCTGTTTCattctaattttcttctttggcaACTAGATTTTGTTGGTTTTATTAGTGTagaatttattcattttattttgtcataATGCTTGTTGATGTAAAAGTTGCTGTTGTGTCATAATCCTATATTCCTTCTCTGTCagtaattaacaaagtagagTTTCTGAGGGTTCATTACAATAAAGCGGAGATTTGCTTGAAACACCAGGTCAAACTTGTGAAAATGGCGTACTTTGTCAATCTAGAATACAAAAGATAATGCTGTCATTTATCTCTCCACTCTTGCCTTACTCTGTTCCCGAACcaccttaattaatttaatcctGTTAAAAGGTAACTTGTAAAGAGAGGGGAGACAGttcatgaggcttcattcaatGGGTTGCATGGTGGTCCTTCGACTTATGCAACCTTTTTATGCGAGCCAGATCAATGTTCTCCTTAAAACCAGTGCAGACTGTCTTTGTTGTATGTGGATGTAAGGGAACAACATGACTCAACTTGTCTTTCTAATTAGCTTTTGTTTTTTGCTCCCCAATATGCATCTTACTTGAAAGTCTGTCTACAGTGAACTCATGCTCCTCCACTGGTGGTGTGATGAGAGGATAATCAGGGGTGGCAAGTGGTTAAAAATTCAAGCCAAGTATAAATATCTTTCCTTCATTCTTAAATAGAATGACAGGGGTTTTAGTGATATCGACAAAATTTTCTTGCCCTCTGGTACTAGTGTCTTCAATTGTGTAACGCTTGTTCCTCGAAAATGACTAATGCTGCTAACTTTATTGGTATGGGGTTGATTTTATGCATTGCCGTTAGTCCATAATACTTTAAAGACTCGTTTGGTAGGCGGTATTAAATAGAATAGTCCatggattaaaatttaatccGTAATACATTGTTtagttactttattttatttaatccaTGGATTATACACCATGTGTGGTCTTATTTTATCCCTGGGAAATGGACGGATAACTAATCCAAGGTTTGTTAAACCTACCCccaaggggtcgtttggtacaaaTATTGATAACGCAGGGATTAGTTATGCAGACATTAGTAACATAGAGATTAGTAgggattattttttgttaagtaTTTGGTTCATTGCTTCCCTCTTAatcttttgtttgatttaaaacccttaaaaaaattctttcatatatatatatatatatatatatatatatatatatataacctaaCTAGTtaaatgaagaaggaaatcctaaaaaaaaaagtaagattATCCGGTGGTTATCTATCTTGACtcaattacatgaaataaacAATCTCATAATAGCACAAGgatataataagaaataattttgtttagaCTTGTTCAAACTTCTAAGTTACTCGCTGAAAGGACGTTTTAAGTGGCAGTCAAATAATCATGGATAAAAATTGTCTAGTTTCATGTCTATTATTTTGCATTTCAATACTGTCCTCAGCACAGAGTTTTTTCAATACTTAAGAATTCaactaattttcttcttctatttgaCATGCAGGTGGGTGATCTGAAATTTGTGGGTGTAACATTCGTTGGATGAAAACAAGAAGCTGACTTTGCGAGTATTTGTAGCTTGGTCTTTCATTTTGGCATGTTCAAGTGCATCTAATTTGCAATTTCGTAGGATTGATTTCGATGTTTTTCAGTTGTTTACTGTCATTGAACAATTTGTGATTGTATTTGGCATCCTATAATCATGTAGAACCTAAAAGTACAGTTGCTTCTTCCCTTGGTGTATAGTTTAGACGCCGTGTAACTTAAAACTCTTTTCAGTACTTCTGCTTTTCATTTATCCTAATGGCATCTTTGAAATGTTGATTCAAAATGAACCATCACTTTTTCGTGGTTATATGCTTCTTGCACTTCTAAGCACAAACATGAAGGTGGTgaactttcaaaaaaataatttgttaaattatGCACAATATATTACGAATTATTTTAATATCTATACTAGGTAATTGATTTATTGATCGTGTACAATGCATGTTTATTGTTTAGGAACAAAATAACCATAAGTGATCTTAAACTTTGGTGGTATCACTTAGCAATATTCAATGTCACTTGTAGTCAATGAATTATCAATTTATGGTGAGACTCCAATTTGGGATGATTTCATTATGAGAATTTTAGCAATCCCATAGACGTAGACGATGCTTGACATCCAAGTGATCCAACTGTTGAACGCTTTATCCAAACCGAAGAACCTATCAACAATGAGTCTCTCTTCCTCTACTTTATTTGACAGGAGCGGAGGATGCTACTCtatcaataacaaaaaaaaactagcaATTTTGTTTCTAATGATTTGAGCTTGGAAGCAAGTTTGACCTTTGATGTAACATAAATCTTTCCAATTTGAATATTGAATCTCAATTCAACAACAAATAATTGTAATTTATGAGTGTTAATTAGTCAAACGATACGAGTAATTTGGGTACATTATATGAAAGTGTGACTTCGACACTATCGTAGTTATAATTAGAATATGCAACAATGTGGTAATTTAGATTATAGTACAAACTTAACATTTTGACAGATTaacaaagatgaaaaaatttcagaatatggcaaatatattatctatatatattcaagaaaaatagctatgctttatttttttcatactatATGGATATAAAATAGCAAagttaattatatacaaataaatattatttttctgtatatttaatataataaataaatattcaatagaAAAGTAATTATTAAATGTCTAATTAATTATGACAAGCACATTTGTAATCTTTTCCCATGTTTACCATCATCAAAATTTTCTCtttcatcaatttcataaatacatattttctaattattcctccaaaattcattcaaattcaagatcCTTTATATCACTGCATGAGCGatctttgttattttatattaatcaggTATCTTCCAATTACATATTTATCTCAATTTTATGAGCATTATATATCTACACATCTAAACTTCTTCTATTTTCATAGTTTTGATTcaagaatttatttattcatttcaatGACTGAAATTAATACGCCGAGGCGGGTTACGAGAGGTATACATTTATTTGATAAACTGTTGAATGAATTGCGTTCTTTTGATTTGTGTGTTACTCACAACAAACCAAAATTTCAGGCTTTGTTGCTGAAATGGAGAAcgaaagaagaataaaaaaggtTAATGACCATATATCCTATCTGCTTGAAGAAATCGAACatgcaaaattaaaaaagaggaaaaaaggtTCAGAAGTGAAAACTAATCTTGAAAAGCGAGAAAAGTCTACAATATTGATTCAAGCGAGTGTGAAAAAAGAGCAGTCGAGCAGGAACAAGAGGGAAATGATAATGAGATTTGtatgcttttttttattattttaatgtcaTTTGCTTATATATCTCAACACATGTATTGTGTGCCATTGTCATTATCGATTGTCCTCTTGTATTGAAATGATTTTGTATGTATATAGTTGTTTAAAAATGAGTACAACAAGAACATGAACAAAAAAGAGATTGAGGTTTCTCTGATTGTCAATTTTGTATATAGTAGTATACGTATATACATAGAcattagtatttttatataacCACAAGTTGAACTGTTAATCTGTGAATACAATTATACAGTAaaacctctataaattaataCTCGGTAATTAATAATCTttgtaataaattaatttttttctccaatCCCGACTTGGaccaatgaaaaaaatcatctatTTCGATAAGATAATAAAGATAACATATATATCCAGAAAACCCCTATAAATATTGATCCCATTGATATCATTAATTAGTAATTCtttaaaagattaaatatatctaagaaaatttagtgaaatatgattttattatgtttagtttttcttaaaatttaaatttgggTACATCAATACTATATTGTTAGcgttttcaagattttatttaGAAGAATACTTGTACAATTTGATACCCACAAATTGTATCTTTTTTGGTCGTTTGTCTGATGTATCCATATTTATACAGTTTGATACCCacaaattatatctttttttctcGTTTATGTAATGTATGCATATTTTTTGCTTAACAATATTATTGAAATGTAtccatatttatatacatagatatttatttgttatataagCACAAGTTGAAATGTTGATTTGCGAATACAGTTATATCTAGatagataaatattatatcCAAGATAAAAAGTTGTTTAGGAAATACAAGTATAGTTGTATCCAATgcatttatttttgtgttttacaACAATGTATTCATTTTTCTCCTAACACTAGTGTATGTATTGCCACATAGTTCAactatcaaaatcaaaatacttAACATTCATTCACAAATTCAACAATTTGCTTACATACAATAACttgaattaacaaaaaaaaattattgtctttCCGACGCCAGAATAAGAAATATGGAGACAACAAGAAAATTGAGTATGATGTATCACAATTTTTGTTAACTGATAAAGAATATGATCTGatatgtttttaaataattaatttttagttataaGTTAATTATGGGAAGTTACTTATTGTATGGAAGTAATGTAAGGATAGTAAATTATATTTAGAGTCAATTTCTTATTTAGTTTATTGTACTTAAAGAtgtattaatgaaaaaataaaaaaatataacaaaaaagtgACATAAATTATAGTCATTCATAGTATATAACATACTTATAGCTATTGATATTCATTCAccctataaatatatttatttttgtaagttgCTCTTAAAAGATCctgaattaaataattttgaagatCGATTTATTTATACAAAGATCGATTAGTCAACAATAGTAATAGTAACTAACTaatctttaatatatatttttcacaacGAGCATggctttgtttttttaatttttgggcataatttgaaataatgacttttttttttacaaaatataaacttttgaaatcaaattttgtattcataaattttgaaaaacaatttcaaattttaaaatcctTAGTTTCTGGAGAATTTGAGATTTGAAACTGAAGTTGAAATAAGAGAAACTTccaaattaaaacttaaaattgaGGTCCTGAATTATTACAGGTTTACACGACTTGGGCTGAAGATATAGTAAGCTGAATAATAGGCCCACCTTCTATAGTTAACCCAGCCCAGTAAACCCAGAATTGGGCTTCTAAAGGCCCAAAATAGTAATACTAAACCCTAGTAAAACGCCATAGATTAAAGAAGAGAAGCAGCTTTGAAAAAAATCCTTCCGCACAACCAAAGGTAAGCCTCCATTGCAGACCACCAGTAGCCTCCGCCATCATGGGTCGTATGCACAGTCGTGGGTTCGTCATTCTCTCTTTTGAatctccatttttttattttttcatttttctgcGGATCaatgtgacatttttttttgtgtttaacTGTTTTTTGTGGTTTCAGTAAGGGTATTTCAGCTTCTGCTCTCCCTTACAAGAGAACTCCTCCTAGTTGGCTCAAGATCTCTGCTCCAGATGTAAATTCATCCACCTACTACTGTATAGatgttttttagaaattttaattaagttttgCTTCATTTTTTGATTTCAGGTTGAGGACAACATCTGCAAGTTCGCTAAGAAAGGATTGACCCCTTCACAGATTGGTGTGATTCTTCGTGATTCTCATGGAATTGCACAAGTGAAGAGTGTTACTGGTAGCAAGATCTTGCGTATCCTCAAGGCACATGGTACGTTTTTATCATTGTTTATGTGAATGTGGTTTGATTTATGAGTATTTGAATGAATGTGGTTTGAGATGTATGAGTATTTTTTGGGGGAAATTGGTAGGGCTTGCACCTGAGATTCCAGAGGATTTGTACCACCTGATTAAGAAGGCTGTTGCCATTAGGAAGCATTTGGAGAGGAACAGGAAGGATAAGGATTCTAAGTTCCGTTTGATTTTGGTGGAGAGCAGGATTCATCGCCTTGCTCGTTattacaagaaaacaaaaaagctCCCACCTGTCTGGAAATAGTAAGTTTACTTGCTAATTTCTCTTGTTATACTCTGAATATCTTACTGTGGTATTTAGTTGCATTTAGCACACTGCCGATAGTATGCATTGATTTATTCCGTTAAAGATTGCCGAAGTGGTTTGATTATATGTTTTTAGCTTTAGGTCTCTGTCTTTGGTATCTAAGTGAACTGATGACCCCAAAAGATGGGTTTGTTAATGTCAAAGTGAGCCACATTGGTTCAGAGAATGACTTGTTGCCTGCTCATATGGTCATTGAGTTGGTTTTTGGGGAAAAATTAAGCCTAAACTTCAACCCTGCCTCCAcccctattttttatttgccCAATGCTTAACCTCCGTGGCCTATGTGCTCTAAAGAATGGGTTGTTGGGTTGTCTCCCCACATCATGAGTTAGCTTTGGGAATTGAGCTAGGTCTAAGATTTATTTCCCTTACATTTCGAAAAGTTAGATAAATTCTTCTAATTCTTAAGACTATTGGCTGTGTTAGGTTTATACTGTTTTTGATTGTGATGTCTGTCCTAATTGAGCAAAGTGAATTGTGAGGATTCATGTGTTAACCTCTAACTAGCTTGTGACTGAGACATGGTTGTCATTTGTCAACTTATTATTCTTGTTTGCTTCCGTCTTCTAGATATCTGGTCCATTCTAAATGAAATTACCTGGTTCATGTTTAGCAAGCTTTAAAGTTGTCATTAAACCCACCGTTCCTTGACATCTTGCTTTACTCTTTTCTAGGTtaacttaatattattttatgtcttgaTTGTGTTTAGTGGATATAGAGAACTATATTTTTAATGGAAGTTCTGAATGGTGAAGAAGTTGTTTGTTTCCAGGCTTGGatatatttctttaaatacAGCAAAGTTTTACTTCTTACTGTAGTACTTATGGTTTGCCGATAGTGAAATAGTTACATACTGGGATGCACAGCATATAATCCTTTGACATTGATTCTTCAATCCGTTCCTTATTTGCTTCTCTAAAAGGTTTTGGTGATTTTCTTGCGTGGTTAGAGTTTAGCTTGTGATGTGGATTAGGTGCGCATTTGTTTGAACCTTGCTGCAACCTAAAACCTGATATTTAATGGATAAAGAAGGACGGctcattattattcattttacttttgagCAATTGCGCCTTCAGAGATTTCTTGGTTATAACAAATCTTACATCCCTTTTTTCCtgtttttactattttcttGGTGTATGCCATCTTTATTCATTCACATCGATTCTTTATTAACTGAAGGTtgctgataatttttttttctgcttATGTGCAGCGAATCTACCACTGCTAGCACACTTGTGGCATAGGCTGAGACGTGAGCTGGAGTAGCTTTGGCTGATCGCAATATGTAGTTTTCTTGTGTCATGAACTGTTTGCTATATccaattttgtttgatttaatcATGCTACTCAATGGAAAATAGTTTTCTGGATAGTATTTGCTCCTATTTTTACCAAGTGTTAAGCATAGATGCttttatttagatattcaaatGAATGACTTGTTTCTCAAGCTCATGGTGGTAATCTGTAATTTGGATTGCTGAAAATTGTGGTTTAATGCCTCATCATTCTATGTTCATGGCAGTGAAGTACCACTTTTAAACCTCAATGTGTCCGTTATTCTGTGATCACATTCTTGGGATTTTAATCTTTGGACTATGGTTGAATTATTTcatgattaaatttatgtttcgTGTGATTGATGGTAATTTATTTCAACTAAATGCATACTAAATTTTACTCCAAGCTTAATCTTGGAGTATTCCACTTTATTGTGCACCAAATGATCCCGAAGAGTAGCAAGCACAATAATGATGTAGAAATTAGCCCTCAAGGGGTGAGTGATAATTATGAAGTTTTTGGTATAAATCTCCATAATCGTTTCCCAagattattttaacttaattttacaACATATGACATTCAAAAATGTTCTTCTAAATCGATGTGAAATTGTAGAGgaatgtaaaaaagaaaaaagttattggAGAATCGCTAAACCATGGCGTTGGCACCCTTCATTACAAGGGGTTGAAAATCAATCAATTATATAGCTAGGCTATTATGGAAAGAAGACCTATCTCAACGCACATGTTCATCTTGTCAGCCAATAAATGACATGAAAATGTGGACGACATCAAATAATTTaggataaattattaaattatatgcaTATGTTTACATATTTTCGTTAAATTCTtactttttcatgaaaatataaaaatctccACTTTTTTCCTATCAGATACTTTATTGTGAAAGAACTCAAATCCACGTTTATCATCCTCAAAATATTGCCTCTAATTTTTACTCATTACCAAATCAGTTATCCAATTCAAAAGCGATTT encodes the following:
- the LOC101251558 gene encoding probable calcium-binding protein CML13, with the protein product MGKDLSNDQISSMKEAFTLFDTDGDGKIAPSELGILMRSLGGNPTQAQLKSIIAEEKLNAPFDFNRFLELMSKHLKPEPFDRQLRDAFKVLDKDSTGYVVVADLKHILTSIGEKLEASEFDEWIREVDVGSDGKIKYEEFIARMVAK
- the LOC101251264 gene encoding small ribosomal subunit protein uS15, which produces MGRMHSRGKGISASALPYKRTPPSWLKISAPDVEDNICKFAKKGLTPSQIGVILRDSHGIAQVKSVTGSKILRILKAHGLAPEIPEDLYHLIKKAVAIRKHLERNRKDKDSKFRLILVESRIHRLARYYKKTKKLPPVWKYESTTASTLVA